In a single window of the Pontibacter russatus genome:
- a CDS encoding DEAD/DEAH box helicase, with protein MNKIRFEELPLSPEVQRAIADMGFEEASPIQTQAIPVVLEGRDIIGQAQTGTGKTAAFGIPTIEQIDPTDRSVQALILCPTRELAIQVSGEIQKLAKYKSGISVVPIYGGQPYDRQLRALKQGVQIVIGTPGRVMDHIQRGTLVLDNVKKIILDEADEMLDMGFREDIEFVLERIPEERQTIFFSATMSKPIMEMTKRYQTDPVIVKVVHQELTVTNIDQVYFEVRSSAKQEAVSRLLDMYNMKSVIIFCNTKRMVDDLVAGLQARGYFADALHGDLNQNQRSNVMGKFRNGTLEILVATDVAARGLDVENVEAVINYDLPQDEESYVHRIGRTGRAGKSGKAFSFVGGRTDGYKIKDIMRFTKAKIVLQQVPSLEDVNEIRTTLFFDKVKEVLEKGHLAKHVARIERFVNETDGYTPLDVASALLKMSMKEAKVKEKGAEAEKGLSATKDGMDRLFITIGKKDQVHPKDLIDLLAQNASIPAGRVGDIDLYDKFSFVEVPSEYTAEIVSNLAGFEYQGRSVVVEKSQKKGAGSEGGRGDRGEFGFSDRGDRRSGGGFDRDRNRGGGSFRDRDRGGDSFNRDRGGDSFNRDRGGDSFNRDRGGDRRGGGGFDRDRNRGGGGGFRKRRF; from the coding sequence ATGAACAAAATCAGATTTGAAGAGCTTCCGCTTTCGCCGGAAGTGCAGCGCGCTATCGCTGACATGGGGTTCGAAGAAGCCTCACCCATCCAGACACAAGCCATCCCGGTTGTTTTAGAAGGCAGAGACATTATTGGTCAGGCCCAGACCGGAACCGGAAAGACGGCGGCCTTCGGCATCCCTACCATCGAACAGATTGACCCGACCGACCGCAGCGTGCAAGCGCTGATCCTGTGCCCGACGCGCGAGCTGGCGATACAGGTTTCGGGCGAGATCCAGAAACTGGCCAAGTACAAGTCCGGCATCAGCGTGGTGCCCATATATGGCGGGCAGCCATACGACAGGCAACTGCGTGCCCTGAAGCAGGGCGTGCAGATCGTGATCGGCACGCCGGGCCGTGTGATGGACCACATCCAGCGCGGCACCCTGGTGCTCGACAACGTGAAGAAGATTATCCTGGACGAGGCCGACGAAATGCTCGACATGGGCTTCCGCGAGGACATTGAGTTCGTGCTAGAGCGCATCCCGGAAGAACGCCAGACCATTTTCTTCTCGGCCACCATGTCGAAGCCGATCATGGAGATGACGAAGCGCTACCAGACTGATCCTGTTATCGTGAAAGTAGTACACCAGGAACTGACGGTGACCAACATCGACCAGGTATATTTTGAGGTGCGCAGCAGCGCCAAGCAGGAAGCAGTGTCGCGCCTGCTGGATATGTATAACATGAAGTCGGTCATCATCTTCTGCAACACCAAGCGGATGGTGGATGATCTGGTGGCAGGCCTGCAGGCCCGCGGCTATTTCGCCGACGCCCTGCACGGTGACCTGAACCAGAACCAGCGCTCCAACGTGATGGGCAAGTTCCGCAACGGCACTCTGGAGATACTGGTGGCAACGGATGTGGCTGCGCGCGGCCTGGACGTGGAAAATGTGGAGGCCGTTATCAACTACGACCTGCCGCAGGACGAGGAGTCTTACGTACACCGCATTGGCCGCACAGGCCGTGCAGGCAAGTCCGGAAAGGCTTTCTCTTTTGTGGGCGGCCGCACAGATGGCTATAAAATCAAAGACATCATGCGCTTTACCAAAGCAAAGATTGTCTTGCAGCAGGTGCCCTCGCTGGAGGATGTGAACGAAATCCGCACCACCCTTTTCTTTGATAAGGTGAAGGAAGTGCTGGAGAAAGGCCACCTGGCCAAGCATGTTGCCCGTATCGAGCGCTTTGTAAATGAGACCGACGGCTATACGCCGCTTGACGTGGCGTCGGCTTTGCTGAAGATGAGCATGAAAGAGGCCAAGGTGAAGGAGAAAGGCGCGGAGGCCGAGAAAGGGCTTTCCGCCACCAAAGACGGCATGGACCGCCTGTTCATCACCATCGGCAAGAAAGACCAGGTACATCCGAAAGACCTCATCGACCTGCTGGCCCAGAACGCCAGCATACCGGCAGGCAGGGTAGGAGACATCGACCTGTACGACAAGTTCAGCTTTGTGGAGGTGCCGTCGGAGTACACCGCAGAAATTGTGTCCAACTTAGCGGGATTTGAATACCAGGGCCGATCAGTGGTGGTGGAGAAATCGCAGAAGAAGGGCGCCGGAAGCGAAGGCGGCCGTGGCGACAGAGGGGAGTTCGGATTCAGCGACAGAGGCGACCGCAGAAGCGGTGGCGGCTTCGACCGCGACAGAAACCGCGGCGGCGGCTCATTCAGGGACAGGGACCGTGGCGGCGATTCCTTCAACAGGGACCGTGGCGGTGATTCCTTCAACAGGGACCGTGGCGGTGATTCCTTCAACAGGGACCGTGGCGGCGACCGCAGAGGCGGTGGCGGCTTCGACCGTGACAGAAACCGTGGGGGAGGCGGCGGTTTCCGCAAAAGAAGATTCTAA
- a CDS encoding ferritin-like domain-containing protein: MAINKEIGSTIHHLIERCKDGAKGYQTASEDVEDKDLKDLFRKYAVQRDSMITELQDQLVKMGGLDDESSSIEGTVHRAWIDLKAALTSRDRKRVLEECERGEDYAVKAYKEALEKDLPSTIKQIVQQQYDDVKRAHDHIRSLRDAAKAG, translated from the coding sequence ATGGCAATTAATAAAGAAATCGGATCAACCATCCACCACCTGATCGAGCGCTGTAAGGACGGGGCAAAAGGCTACCAGACAGCTTCAGAAGACGTGGAAGACAAAGACCTGAAGGACCTGTTCCGTAAATACGCCGTGCAGCGCGACAGCATGATCACGGAACTACAGGACCAACTGGTTAAAATGGGTGGGCTGGATGACGAGTCGAGCTCTATTGAGGGCACAGTACACCGCGCATGGATCGACCTGAAAGCGGCCCTGACCTCCAGAGACAGAAAGCGCGTGCTGGAAGAGTGCGAGCGCGGTGAAGATTATGCCGTGAAAGCCTATAAGGAAGCCCTGGAAAAAGACCTACCGTCCACAATAAAGCAAATCGTGCAACAGCAGTATGATGACGTGAAAAGAGCACACGACCACATCCGCTCGCTGCGCGACGCTGCGAAAGCAGGATAA
- a CDS encoding BaiN/RdsA family NAD(P)/FAD-dependent oxidoreductase, with protein MQRIVVIGGGAAGFFGAITCAQLNPEAMVLLLEKSGKLLSKVRVSGGGRCNVTHHCFVPSVLSQHYPRGGKQLKEAFRTFGAQETIDWFAQRGVQLKAEADGRMFPVTDNSETIVNCLLQEAKRVGVQIRTGAGVEKISAAQDTSGKPTFMLRLTSGESVTADKVLVCTGGNPKSQGYDWLRALGHNIQEPVPSLFTFNVPASPLKELQGVSVPRAKVRVAGQKLEYEGPLLITHWGYSGPAVLKLSAWGARYFHEQQYNFTALINWIPDYTEETLRENLQAYRQAHPKKVVSNNPLFGLPQRLWKALTALAAVPDDTRWAELPGKSTNKLVEALLRAPVAVKGKTTFKEEFVTCGGVDLRSVYMKTMESRVQQGLYFAGEVLDIDGVTGGFNFQAAWTTGFLAGKAMACKEA; from the coding sequence ATGCAGCGAATCGTAGTGATAGGCGGCGGGGCAGCCGGATTTTTTGGAGCCATCACATGCGCACAGCTCAACCCGGAGGCGATGGTGCTTCTGCTCGAGAAGTCGGGGAAGCTACTGTCGAAGGTGCGGGTGTCGGGCGGCGGGCGCTGCAACGTGACGCACCATTGTTTCGTGCCTTCGGTGCTGTCGCAGCATTACCCGCGGGGCGGGAAGCAACTGAAGGAGGCGTTCAGGACATTCGGCGCGCAGGAAACCATCGACTGGTTCGCGCAGCGCGGGGTGCAGCTGAAAGCGGAGGCCGACGGCCGCATGTTCCCGGTGACAGACAACTCGGAAACCATTGTGAACTGCCTGCTGCAGGAAGCAAAGCGCGTGGGCGTGCAGATAAGGACAGGGGCGGGTGTAGAAAAGATATCGGCCGCGCAGGATACTTCCGGGAAACCAACGTTCATGCTGCGGCTGACCTCCGGCGAGAGCGTCACCGCCGACAAAGTGCTGGTGTGTACTGGGGGCAACCCAAAGTCGCAGGGCTACGACTGGCTGCGGGCGCTGGGGCACAACATCCAGGAGCCGGTGCCGTCGCTTTTCACGTTCAACGTGCCCGCCTCGCCATTGAAGGAACTGCAGGGCGTGTCGGTGCCGCGGGCAAAAGTGCGGGTGGCGGGTCAGAAGCTGGAGTACGAGGGGCCTTTGCTCATCACGCACTGGGGCTACAGCGGCCCGGCCGTGCTGAAGCTGTCGGCCTGGGGAGCACGCTATTTTCATGAGCAGCAGTACAATTTTACCGCCCTCATCAACTGGATCCCTGATTATACGGAAGAAACCCTTCGGGAAAATTTACAGGCTTACCGGCAGGCACACCCCAAAAAGGTGGTTAGCAACAACCCGCTGTTCGGGCTGCCGCAGCGCCTCTGGAAAGCGCTTACCGCCCTTGCCGCGGTGCCGGACGACACCCGCTGGGCCGAGCTGCCCGGCAAAAGTACCAACAAACTGGTGGAGGCGCTGCTGCGCGCGCCGGTGGCGGTGAAAGGCAAAACCACTTTTAAGGAGGAGTTTGTGACCTGTGGTGGCGTGGACCTGCGCTCAGTGTATATGAAGACGATGGAGAGCCGCGTGCAGCAGGGGCTTTACTTTGCGGGCGAGGTGCTGGACATAGACGGCGTCACGGGCGGCTTTAACTTTCAGGCTGCCTGGACGACTGGTTTCCTGGCGGGTAAGGCCATGGCCTGCAAGGAGGCGTAA
- a CDS encoding SDR family oxidoreductase yields MSQKYDISIMGCGWLGLPLAAQLVRAGYDVKGSTTTPEKLEVLQAEGVAPFLLNLQEENVDMGRLRDFLQAQVLVLNIPPHLRSDGGESYLQQLRLLAKALAASPVNRVLFVSSTSVYPDLNRVVTEEDIIFAEEQQPEHMLLQAERLFQSAEGWMTTILRFGGLVGGNRKPGRFLAGKKHVPNGDAPVNLIHLEDCIQIISRIIEQDIWGEVFHACADQHPLRKEFYTQAALALGLEPPEFDDMQETHFKLINSQKLKDALAYAFLHPDPMNFIG; encoded by the coding sequence ATGAGTCAGAAATACGATATCAGCATCATGGGCTGCGGATGGCTGGGGCTGCCGCTGGCCGCGCAGCTGGTGAGGGCGGGGTATGATGTAAAAGGCTCGACCACGACCCCCGAAAAGCTGGAAGTGCTGCAGGCCGAGGGAGTCGCGCCTTTCCTGCTGAACCTGCAGGAGGAGAATGTGGATATGGGCCGCCTTCGGGACTTCCTGCAGGCGCAGGTGCTGGTGCTGAACATTCCGCCGCACCTGCGCTCCGACGGTGGCGAAAGTTACCTGCAGCAGCTGCGCCTGCTGGCGAAGGCGCTGGCAGCGTCTCCTGTCAACCGGGTGCTGTTTGTCTCCTCCACTTCCGTGTACCCCGACCTGAACCGCGTGGTGACGGAGGAGGATATTATTTTTGCGGAGGAGCAGCAACCGGAGCACATGCTGCTGCAGGCAGAGCGGCTGTTTCAGTCAGCCGAAGGCTGGATGACCACCATCCTCCGCTTTGGCGGATTGGTGGGCGGCAACCGGAAGCCAGGACGCTTTCTGGCGGGCAAAAAGCACGTGCCGAATGGTGATGCGCCCGTCAACCTGATTCATTTAGAGGACTGCATTCAGATTATATCCCGCATCATCGAGCAGGATATATGGGGTGAGGTGTTCCACGCCTGCGCCGACCAGCACCCGCTCCGCAAAGAGTTTTACACGCAGGCCGCCCTGGCACTTGGCCTGGAGCCCCCGGAGTTCGATGACATGCAGGAGACGCACTTCAAGCTCATCAACAGCCAGAAATTAAAGGATGCGCTGGCGTATGCCTTCCTACATCCCGACCCAATGAATTTTATTGGTTGA
- a CDS encoding phytoene desaturase family protein, with amino-acid sequence MRYDVVLVGSGFGSLTAAALLAKRGLKVCVLEQAKYPGGCASSYRRKGYWFETGATTLVGLDEGMPLRHLLDATGIQVPVQPLEPSMQVHLPNGKVLTRYKNLGDWIAEAERVFGKHHQRLFWEHCYSISQGVWRTSLQQRSFPFSNLKDLALSVSRVRPAQLKLLPGAFRTMEDVLKQYDLLQNRQFVDFVNEQLLITAQNHLHEVNELFGATALCYTLYSNYYVPGGLINLVKPVVDYITQREGEVIYGRQVERISRREGGYHIATSKGDVESRFVISGIPLNSTLDLFDDVQLQKRLQRYVMPSEQLNGAFTMGLVLQGQEPPAVLHHQVHVPEGLPLIGSKSVFLSFSHPQDRLRAPAGELVASISTHVPHPKQSYIQKKQEMEEAILEALVRSGLIKRDHIKLLQSATPGAWLFWTGRAFGAVGGYPQYRHIKPWQMKDARLDHQGAYLCGDTVYPGQGIVGVCLSGIIAAEKLLQDHF; translated from the coding sequence ATGAGGTATGATGTCGTACTTGTTGGCTCCGGCTTTGGCTCCCTGACGGCTGCGGCGCTGCTGGCGAAGCGGGGGCTGAAGGTTTGCGTGCTGGAGCAGGCGAAATATCCCGGCGGCTGCGCCTCGTCCTACAGGCGAAAAGGTTATTGGTTTGAGACCGGGGCCACGACCCTGGTGGGGTTGGATGAAGGCATGCCGCTGCGCCACCTGCTCGATGCCACCGGCATCCAGGTGCCGGTGCAGCCCCTGGAGCCTTCGATGCAGGTACACCTGCCGAATGGCAAGGTCCTGACACGCTACAAAAACCTGGGCGACTGGATTGCGGAGGCGGAGCGCGTATTTGGAAAGCACCACCAGCGGCTATTCTGGGAGCACTGTTACAGCATCAGCCAGGGAGTGTGGCGCACGTCGCTGCAGCAGCGCAGTTTCCCTTTCTCTAACCTGAAGGATTTGGCACTATCGGTAAGCCGGGTGCGGCCAGCGCAGCTGAAACTCCTGCCTGGTGCCTTCCGCACCATGGAGGACGTGCTGAAACAATACGACCTGCTTCAAAATAGACAATTTGTAGACTTCGTGAACGAGCAGCTGCTGATTACGGCGCAGAACCACCTGCACGAGGTGAACGAACTGTTCGGCGCCACGGCGTTGTGCTACACCCTGTACAGCAACTACTACGTGCCCGGCGGACTTATAAATCTGGTGAAACCGGTGGTGGATTATATAACCCAAAGGGAGGGCGAAGTTATATATGGCCGGCAGGTGGAGCGCATCAGCAGGAGGGAAGGCGGCTACCATATCGCTACCAGCAAGGGAGATGTTGAGAGCCGGTTCGTCATCAGCGGCATCCCCCTGAACAGCACGCTGGATCTGTTTGATGATGTGCAATTACAGAAGCGGCTGCAGCGCTATGTCATGCCCTCTGAACAGTTGAACGGCGCCTTTACGATGGGGCTGGTGCTGCAGGGGCAGGAGCCGCCAGCGGTATTGCACCACCAGGTGCATGTGCCGGAGGGGCTGCCGCTCATCGGGAGCAAAAGTGTCTTTCTCAGCTTCAGCCACCCTCAAGACAGGCTACGGGCACCGGCAGGAGAATTGGTGGCCAGCATCAGTACCCACGTGCCGCACCCGAAGCAGTCCTATATACAGAAAAAGCAGGAGATGGAAGAAGCGATTTTGGAAGCGCTGGTGCGAAGCGGCCTTATCAAACGAGACCATATAAAGCTGCTGCAGTCGGCCACGCCGGGTGCCTGGCTTTTCTGGACCGGGCGGGCCTTTGGTGCCGTGGGAGGCTATCCGCAGTACCGCCATATAAAGCCCTGGCAGATGAAAGACGCCCGCCTCGACCACCAGGGCGCCTACCTTTGCGGCGACACGGTCTATCCGGGGCAGGGCATCGTCGGGGTCTGCCTCAGCGGCATCATTGCAGCGGAGAAGCTCCTGCAGGACCACTTTTAG
- a CDS encoding nuclease A inhibitor family protein → MNLEQIETELKQAVNGLLMRSETDEPFEFFYDEEHDSTELNEETVRKLAGMPAQYPLLVVELDEFFRSQVRPAEETPDELARAERFRQLQAKLHELLPDVKVYRIGETRISVFILGTTAAGEITGLKTVLVET, encoded by the coding sequence ATGAATTTAGAGCAGATAGAAACCGAACTGAAGCAGGCCGTGAACGGACTCCTGATGCGGAGCGAGACCGACGAGCCATTTGAGTTTTTTTATGATGAGGAGCACGACAGCACCGAGCTGAATGAGGAGACCGTCCGCAAACTGGCGGGCATGCCCGCGCAGTACCCGTTGCTGGTGGTTGAACTGGATGAATTCTTCCGCAGCCAGGTTCGTCCGGCCGAAGAAACGCCGGATGAACTGGCACGGGCGGAGCGCTTCCGGCAGCTGCAGGCAAAGCTGCATGAGCTGTTGCCGGACGTGAAGGTTTACCGCATCGGCGAAACCCGCATTTCAGTGTTCATACTGGGTACTACAGCAGCCGGCGAGATAACAGGGCTCAAAACGGTGCTGGTGGAAACATGA
- a CDS encoding SDR family oxidoreductase, with protein sequence MIKAEPMLKEGALKGKTIIVTGGGTGLGRSMVKYFLELGANAVICSRKLEVLAAAAKELEQETGGKVLPVACDVRKYLEVEAMLQAALAQFGRVDVLVNNAAGNFVSPTERLSPKAFDVVTDIVLKGSYNTTLALGKHWIEQQQEAAILNIVTTYAWTGSGYVVPSACAKAGVLALTRSLASEWAKYGIRSNAIAPGPFPTEGAWKRLFPKQLADKLDPVKRIPVGRFGEHQELANLAAYLVSDFAAFVNGEVVTIDGGEWLYGAGEFNAFDQIPQEMWDAMEKQMRGKGQ encoded by the coding sequence ATGATAAAAGCAGAACCAATGCTGAAAGAAGGCGCCCTGAAGGGCAAAACTATCATCGTGACGGGCGGTGGCACGGGGCTTGGCCGCTCTATGGTCAAATATTTTCTGGAGCTCGGCGCGAATGCCGTTATCTGCAGCCGCAAGTTGGAGGTGCTGGCTGCAGCGGCGAAGGAGCTGGAGCAGGAGACCGGCGGCAAGGTGCTGCCCGTGGCCTGCGACGTGCGCAAATACCTGGAGGTAGAGGCCATGCTGCAGGCGGCGCTGGCGCAGTTCGGCCGGGTGGATGTGCTGGTGAACAACGCGGCCGGTAATTTTGTGAGCCCGACGGAGCGCCTTAGCCCCAAAGCCTTCGATGTGGTGACGGACATTGTGCTGAAGGGCAGCTACAACACGACCCTCGCCCTGGGCAAGCACTGGATCGAGCAGCAGCAGGAGGCGGCCATCCTGAACATCGTGACGACCTACGCCTGGACGGGCTCCGGGTACGTGGTGCCGTCGGCCTGCGCCAAGGCGGGCGTGCTGGCGCTGACACGCTCGCTGGCCTCCGAATGGGCCAAATACGGCATCCGCTCCAACGCCATTGCGCCCGGTCCTTTCCCGACGGAAGGGGCCTGGAAGCGCCTGTTCCCGAAGCAACTGGCCGACAAGCTGGACCCGGTGAAGCGCATCCCGGTCGGGAGGTTTGGGGAGCACCAGGAACTGGCGAACCTGGCGGCCTACCTGGTGTCGGATTTTGCGGCCTTCGTGAACGGCGAGGTGGTGACGATTGACGGCGGGGAGTGGCTTTACGGCGCCGGTGAGTTCAACGCCTTCGACCAGATACCGCAGGAGATGTGGGACGCCATGGAAAAGCAGATGCGCGGCAAGGGGCAGTAG
- a CDS encoding oxygenase MpaB family protein, with protein sequence MRYFVEEGSMVREIWGKSDTILFIFAGASAEFALNKAVDWLYFTGRLPADPLGRLFTTVAYARLIVFSDFEGAHRAIDKMAAIHASVEAKRGMSIPDWAYRDVLFMLIDYSIRSYELLERKLTEAEKAEVFEVFNRVGSRMGLKGLPTTYKEWRPMREEHLRQNLQHGPFTSDLYRQYRKHLGLLRYGLLLQGQVLVVPGIVNRMLRLGRFSLLSPVLAIYKVCRQLRMEWLLKAAILPPAYRSEIKALDSVPS encoded by the coding sequence ATGAGATATTTTGTAGAAGAAGGCTCGATGGTGCGGGAGATATGGGGAAAGAGCGACACCATCCTCTTTATCTTTGCCGGCGCCTCCGCCGAGTTTGCCCTGAACAAGGCCGTAGACTGGCTATACTTTACCGGCAGGCTGCCTGCCGACCCGCTGGGCAGGCTGTTTACCACAGTGGCCTATGCCCGCCTGATTGTTTTTTCTGATTTTGAGGGAGCGCACCGCGCGATTGACAAGATGGCCGCGATCCATGCCAGCGTGGAGGCAAAGCGGGGCATGTCTATACCTGACTGGGCCTACCGCGACGTGCTCTTCATGCTGATTGACTATTCCATCCGCTCCTACGAACTGCTGGAGCGAAAGCTGACGGAGGCAGAAAAAGCGGAAGTGTTTGAGGTGTTTAACCGGGTTGGCAGCCGGATGGGTTTGAAAGGCTTGCCGACAACCTATAAAGAGTGGCGCCCGATGCGCGAAGAGCACCTGCGGCAGAACCTACAGCATGGCCCCTTTACCTCAGATTTATACAGGCAGTACCGAAAGCACCTGGGCCTGCTGCGCTATGGCCTGCTGTTGCAGGGGCAGGTGCTGGTAGTGCCAGGAATTGTGAACAGGATGCTGCGGCTCGGGCGGTTTTCGCTGCTCTCGCCGGTGCTGGCTATATATAAGGTATGCAGGCAGCTGCGTATGGAGTGGCTCCTGAAAGCGGCTATTCTTCCACCGGCCTATAGGTCAGAGATAAAGGCGCTGGATTCGGTGCCGTCCTGA
- a CDS encoding DUF6122 family protein, which yields MDIFLGTLTPAFLLHMFFHVAVPVGVAALFFRKDFRHSALRMLAGILIDIDHLAASPILDPSRCSVGYHLLHSFWLIPVYVTLALYPKTRLIGLGLVIHIVLDTAECVRHAQPLLMLG from the coding sequence ATGGATATCTTCTTAGGCACGCTGACGCCCGCGTTTCTTCTGCATATGTTTTTTCACGTGGCGGTGCCGGTAGGGGTGGCGGCGCTGTTCTTCCGCAAAGACTTCCGGCATTCCGCGCTGCGGATGCTGGCAGGCATTCTCATCGATATCGACCACCTCGCGGCCAGCCCCATCCTGGACCCCAGCCGGTGCAGCGTGGGCTACCACCTCCTGCATAGTTTCTGGCTGATTCCCGTTTATGTTACGCTTGCCCTCTACCCTAAAACACGGCTTATCGGACTTGGGCTGGTCATTCATATAGTGCTGGACACGGCTGAGTGCGTGCGGCATGCGCAACCCTTGCTGATGCTGGGTTAG